The segment TGAAAACTCAGAGTTCGCAGACAACCAAGCCGAAGCCAATGGAAGGCCCCATGCCAATTATCCAATGATGCGAGATGAGCCCAACATGGCCATGTTCATTGAGTTTCTCGAACTTTTATACCAGTTGTGTCTCACCATCAGCACTGAGCATTTCAGCGAAGGTCGACCGAGCTCTACACTACTTGTGTTCTTCAGTGGAATCCTTGGTTTCTCCAAAGACTGTTCGCAGTTTTTACTCGCGAGGCAGTTTTGTCCATACCTATCTGGTCTCATTTACATTCAACGTCTGATACTGTTGGAACGCGCGTTGCCGTTACGAGAGTATCGCGCTATTGGGGATCCCACGACGCCCATATGTGAACCAACTGGATCAGTTGAATTCAGTTCGAGAGAAGTACATGATAGCAGGCACAGAACATCCACTTACCGAAATGACCAGTCTCAGAGATTTTGGCCGCAATATCGCCCGTACCGAGCCACCATCCCTCTTATTCAGCTGGAGTGACGATAGAGAGACAATACGCTATGGTGACTTCCAATTGTCCATGGATAAATTCCGACAAATTCCAGATTATTTCAGCTCGCTAGCAGAAGAGATTTGTGAGAAGCTGATGTTTGATATCAAGCCTGACATTGACCTAGTAATGATGAAGGACGACATGGTCAATATGTCAAGCGGATATTCGTTTGTGAAACACCCCGCGGATGGCCTTGACAAAGCGTACTTGGACCTGCTTTATTCAGCATATGCTTCTCGGGAAAATAAACTCAGCAAAGACGGCCGCTAGAGATGGAAGCACCTGGATTTATACCTAAGGCAAGTTACAAAGCTGGAGGAGATGCTTGCTGGGGGCCTCTACACAGCATGTGGTCAAACTCCGCGAGCGCGCGACCTGTTCACCATAACATGCGAGAGTGGCCCTTCCACAAGTTGCAGTATCTCTGTCTGGAATGGATCAATGGGCTATGTACTGCGGCATCATAAAGTTAAACGGCAAATGGGTCGAGAGTTTTACGTGGTGCGTTTTCTACCATCACGGCTGGCGCATGTTATGTAcaaatatcttatatatgTTCGGCGCTTTGCAGCCCTCTTGAGACGAGAGCAACAGACTCAGTCATATCTATACCATCACCAACGGCTGCTGTTCCATAGTGGCGGAAAGCCGTGGTGCACTGCCCGGCTTACATCGATACTCAAGCAGGCAACTTCAGAGATCTGGCAACGCGAGGTTAATATTCGAACTTTTCGACAGATAGCCATCAGTATCACGGAGAAGCACGTCAGAGAGGTGCACTCGCCGCTCAATATCTATGACGATACCACCGCAGACGCTGATCTGAATGCCGCATTCGCCTGGCAAAGCGGACATCGTCCCTTACAGCGAGGAATCACCTATAGACTTGATGGGGCATTTCCCAACCAGCTTCAACCAGCACTTCTTCGCTCTTATGAGTGGGCATCTACTCGTTGGCATGAATTTATTCGTCAGCCTAGCAAAGTGATACATTCTCCACATGAACGAACCACTTCGCCTTCCGAACCATGGTTAAACATTGCCACATTGAAAAGAAATGTTTCGTGTTTGATGCAAAGTGATGAATCGCCGGGATATCGCCCTCAATCGACtaaaagaaggaaagaatCAGATACGGCGGGGTTGTTAACGAACGCAAGCCGAGCGACTGATTTGAATCAAATTATGGAGACGAACTGTGGCCCGAGCAATGTTTCTATGAATCCTCAATGCACCCCTCACGACAATTGGCTTATGCGTGGTAACATTCACTTTATACGAGGAAAGCAGTTACACGCCATGTATACGCCTTGCTACCCAAATACATATCGTGACAGTATCTATTACGAGCCCTAATTCTCTAATgtatcttattaaatatGTGTATATTTTTGGTTAAGTTGCTTCCCCACTCTAAGTCCTATATACATCTTTATACTAGGGTCCAACTAGAGTATCACCGCGGTAACAATCGCACGCCCCATTATATAAAATACACAACGTAACAATGACATAGACACTTCAAGTAAGTGTGCTCTACCTACCCCTCTAAAGTTTATCAATGATTCTAACCATTTTAGGTTCAATTTCTTCTCCAAATTATCATTAATCGTTCCTCCATCTTTCCCACGGATCCGATAACTAGTCCAGAAACGGAAGTGTAGCGCCCACAGTGCTCCGCCAATGAGGGCCGTCGAGGCTTCTACTTTTGACCACGAACTGCAACAGCAACATAGACATAATGGCCGAAATGAATGTATTGACATATTAGTGATACAAACTTATATTCAATAAACCCACAGAAGACTGGAAATTCAGGTAGTGGTGCTGAAAACCTAAGTCGCAATTGTGTACTAGATTTCGGCAGGCCCCCTTTGACAATACACGAGTCCAGGTGAGACTTTTAAAGTTGGGACAGGTAAATAAGTGCACAGTAGCTTGACTCTCGGGGGCATTGTTAGTGTTGGCGTTGGCGATGCAGTCATGGAAAGGTTACAGAAAGACTGTAAGACACGATCTTGAGGTACTTTTGGGCTGCTGTTATAGGGATAAATGCAAACAAAGGAATTTCTCTAAAGAAAGATATTATGGAATAGGCGCGGGTGGTATATCGCATTGCATACTACGGATGCTATGTTGGCAAGATGTGATGAACTTCTTGGTTAATGGTTGGCAGGCAGAGTTATAAGAATGAGCGCGCTGAGTTCACTGTTGCTCATGCGTGCTTCCTAAGTTATATGGTATTTCTTAGATTGTAATGACTGCCGTTGAGGCTAATAAACACAGGGTCTTAACAACTAGACATTCGAATAATAGCCTCGCATGTAGTCTCAAATTATCCTTGTATTGCGCTTCTTGGAATAGTAGTTAGTTATTTTTTAATTCCTAGTACATTGTGCATAATACTAGGAAACTTACGTCGACCGTGGCTCTTGCCAACTGTGAATGAATTCAGTTATATTGGCAGTGGCATGTACATTTACCACCCGAGCACTGACGACGCTTAGCAAATATTCAAACCCAACTGCTAGCATGTATCTCTGGTACTCACCCTAGATCTACCACAATTCAAAAACCCATTACACCCAGCGTCCTTACAGCACTTCGAGACGCAACTACCTGCAAAATGGTGAGTAAATTGGTCTACAACTTTGAGGAGAGAGGGTAAAGAGATTGTACTGTATGTGCATGCTCGAGCCTCGAGTGAATTGGGATCGGCTTCAGCAGCCGGAAGGGCAAGCGAGAGGCCCAGAAAGAGAGGGAGAAGCTTAAATAGATGCATATTGGCAGGTGAAGATGTGTTAATGTTATATAGTACAGAAAACTCTAGAGCTGACGATGGAAGCATTGAAAATTAATTTCTGCTTAGGCGTATTTATACCTAAAATATAAGACAACGGACAAACAAATATATTGCACATTAGCCAGTCGGATCATCAGAGTCCGAGTGCTCACATGCCACCACTGTCGGTGTAACTCTCGGCCAAATACCTAAGGAGAGTGTGACACCCATGGGGTCCTTCAGAATAGGGACGGCTCAAATGAAACAGGCTAATGCCAGGCGGTATGATTCCAGTTGAGATTTACTTTCAAAGTATAAAGCTATGTACAATCTCTATCGATTACTCTTTTTTGCCCCTCTTAATAAAAAATGTTCCATTTCAATAGAGGCCTTACACCGTTATAACTAACCGTCGTAATACGGTCTCAAGAAAAGGCTCACTATATACTGCTAGTCCTGTTAAAGAATTTAATACGACGCTGCGATGCATAACGCGGGGAAGGGCACATTGAATCGATTCTTAATGCAGATCGTCTTCCCGTATATGCGGGGAGAGTAATATGCGGAGTAATAAAAATGCCGTTAGGTATAAACTCTCTTATATGGTCAGAATAGTATTAAGACTTGTCGGGTAATTAGAGGTCCGATCTTACTGTTGTTGCTTTAACAGCTTTACTTTATTAGACTCCCGTAAGCGCGGCttaatttttaatattaaatattaaaagaCTATATCCGTACCAATTAAGACAGGAAGAACTATCCAGATCTAGGATAGTACTATATCTAGATGCCTAAAAGACATATAATTTACCCGTACCCCGCTCTCGTGCCCTGCTAGCAAGTAGCAACACATATATAAAATATCTATAGTATCCTTAACTTGCTTCAGTGACCTCATtgtttaatattaatttgCATTAAGTAAAACACTACACCAAATCAGGAGAAACCATTTCACGTCTCGTATACACCTAACAGTATGCGCTTCTTCGCTGTAGCAACTCTGCTCGTGGCCCTAGCCGCTGCGGCGCCGACTGATGAAGTTGAAAGCCTCGTATGCCTGACCTCCCTCATTCTTCCCCTCTTCTCGATCTAAGGCATATTACACATATAAAAAATTTAGCTAACATACGTGGTTTGCAGGAGAAGCGGGCTTGTACCAAGCGTAAGTCGGATCTTTCTCTGTTCAGTTAATGGCGAGGAATTAACGCAATTACTATAAAAGGAGATTGCATATCGCAGTGCTGCAAGCAATATGGCAACTGTAACTTTTTTACTTGCTCGGAATCCTACTGCGGTGGGCTCACCCCTGTCTGTAAGTGTGTATGCAGGAGGGTGTGAGAGATTGTGTGCTAGACGGTTAGGTGGGGATTAGAGGTGGAGGGAGAACATGTTGCATACTCTTTCGACGGCATTAGTTCATTATCTATTATCCTGTATAAAGAAAGATGCGATATCTCTAAATCTTGTGACCGTTGAGGACGGGGAAGAATTAAATGTCTTTGTATAATTATGTTGCTCTCCATCTCTGTGAAAATCTGGGCGTCTGTGGCCTCAGCGGCGTCCTCCCTCTGacatccttcttggccatgcAAATTCCAAACTGCTGCCAGTGAAGGTTTCGCAATCTGTGTTTAACGTTGCGTGTTGTTGAGTCGATTTGTAGCCACTGCAAACCGCACAGCCGCCCGGACTGTGCCTACAGTTATAGCAGCCAATCTCTTTAAGTGGCACAAGCCAATAGAGGGGTTATGAAAAGGGTGTACAGCCAATGAAAATAGCTTAAACTGAAGGTACTTTGATGGTGTGAGCCaataataagaaagacaGGACAAGACGCCAAACTCAAATATCTTTAACTGCAACCTAATTTCCAACAGCAAATCAGGTCAAATTAAGATAGGGTTTTCTTTATAAAATAGagaattaaataattaatccAATGATAGTAAAATTAGGCTAAAAGGATATATTTTTCTTGCTAAGAAAGGATTATTAAGCTAAGATACTATAGAATTTTATCCCCTTTTATTAGCCTTACGTAGCAGCCATGTAACAATTAATCACGGCTAGACCTCTTATCCCTGCGTGCTTGCCAATGCCGTTATGGTACTTCTTTATATTGACTTACGGCGTGTTATGTGTCACGGGTAAGTGCGAGCAAGCGAAGCCTTTCGAGTTACGCGCAAGAGAATCTGCTGCCCGGCTCCACAGCTTGGAGCCCTGTCCCATCCGTGTTAGCTTCGCGCTCTTCTCGAGCTAGCCTGGCGTCTGATTAGAATTGATTCTTTTGAGCTCGTTATGCCTACGTACGCAAAGTTGAACGATGGGGCCATGGACGTTGAGCCTCTATGTGAAGGTCTGGGGGGGTCAATCGTATGTCTGCCGAGTGTGGATTTTGGTCTGGGACCTAGACCCTTAGACTGCTGTCTGAACACAAATGGCGTTCTCAGAATATAAGACGACAACTTGGAGATATATTTCTAATCACGGCAGAACTAATACCACACAGAACCTATTAATAGGCGAAATCCAGTGACTATGCTTTGACTTGCATGAATGTGCCTCTCAAGCGGGACCAGCGTGTTTATTGACATCTCAGCATTTTTGCCTGGGAGCTACTCGAGCTGGCCTACCCTATATGAATCCGATAGTGGCTACCACGCAACTCGCCAGGGCTAGCTACGAGTAGTAAAGTGCTTCCGAGGCTCTCTGTTGGTGCGAGTGGACATTGCAAGTGTTCTGGATGAGGTTGGATGCGAtaccatccacaacccctctttcgccaggcaaaataaaaaaagctCCACCAAAATTCACCAACTTCACTTACATAGAATTTGACCAAATTGACAGAAATGCGTAAAATCATTCATTTAATGAGTCATAAGTAGAGTTATCTATTGTACTCTGGTTTTTTTCACTATCCGCCGCGACCGCCTGGTTGGTTAGTGGGGTATGTTTTCCTCTCTGACTTCTATGACCGAGCCAGCCTCCGATTCTGACTCTTGCTCGCTTGAAGAGACAAATTCCACCCCGACAGGCGTATAACGAGTCGCCCCTTCTGGTATGGACTCTTTACCAGCTAGAGTCTCTCCAAGAGTCATGAAACGTTTGTTAGGATTCGGCaccgccttcctcttcttccctctttTCAGCCGAGCCAATTCTTCTTCTAGGCTGGCAATCCTCTGCGTATGCGCCGCTACTGTCTGCTGGTGAGCTtcaaagcccttggctaTCACGTTGTACCGTCTCCGCgactttggtgttttgttcaaCCCAAGATCACGAATTTGACGGCTCGTCGGCCTGGGTTCAGGAGTCACTCTTGGGCTGCCGTTTGGCCTATCTTGTTGGATTTCAGGGTGCCGTAACGCTTTCGCACGTGAAATGGGCCAGTTTCCAGTGACCCTCCAGCCAGacagtatgttcttcttaGTCATTCCAACTCGGCGAACCGTGGCGTAGGccctgatgaaattgaccttgtccattGGAGCGGAATCAGTCAACGAAGCGAACTTTTCCAACTCTCGTCGATATGCAGCCTTCGACGCGTTGAAGACTCCATTGTCCAGTGGTTGGAGtccatgagagcagtgtgctggtagatagcagcaataaacgttgttcaaaaagcacgtggccatccattcatccttccGTCACTCAGcactgatcttgagatggggAAAATGAAGGACATACTGTTGCATGGCTTCCGTGACCATCTAAAGTGATCAGTCTAGCGTCTGACTCATCGGCAGGTGTCGTCTGGGGCAGATAAActctttcaagccattcaatgcCTATGTGGTCATCAGTCCACCCGTTGGGCGAAGTTATGTAATACCAGTCTGCCATCTGCTTGAACTCCTCAAGAAACCATTGTTTCTGTAGTTCTTTCCCCTTGAAGATTATGC is part of the Fusarium oxysporum Fo47 chromosome VII, complete sequence genome and harbors:
- a CDS encoding uncharacterized protein (expressed protein), giving the protein MRFFAVATLLVALAAAAPTDEVESLEKRACTKRDCISQCCKQYGNCNFFTCSESYCGGLTPVCKCVCRRV